The Labeo rohita strain BAU-BD-2019 chromosome 19, IGBB_LRoh.1.0, whole genome shotgun sequence genome window below encodes:
- the sem1 gene encoding 26S proteasome complex subunit SEM1 encodes MSEKKQTVDLGLLEEDDEFEEFPAEDWTGLDEDEDAHVWEDNWDDDNVEDDFSNQLRAELEKHGYKMETS; translated from the exons ATGTCAGAGAAGAAACAAACAGTGGATTTGGGGCTGTTGGAGGAGGATGATGAGTTTGAAGAATTCCCAGCAGAAG ACTGGACGGGTCTGGATGAAGATGAGGACGCTCATGTTTGGGAAGATAACTGGGATGATGACAACGTAGAGGATGACTTTTCTAATCAGCTGAG AGCAGAGCTTGAAAAACACGGATACAAGATGGAAACCTCCTAA